The Prionailurus viverrinus isolate Anna chromosome C1, UM_Priviv_1.0, whole genome shotgun sequence DNA window actgtgttaactaattggaattaaaataaaaacttaaaaagccaaaaaaacacTTCTCTGGCAACTATATATctttaatactgaaaaaaaaaaaaaccctatccaATTTGTTGATTTTATATGCCCAAAGTATAAAATTGATGCTCAAGTAAATTCtaaatttcaaagacaaaaaaaaaaaaaaaaaaggtcattgcATGGCCGTGGACCCTAAAGGGATGGGCATTTGAGGTAGAGAAACCAGAGAAGCAAAGACATGGAGGTTAGATGCCCAGAGTTGCTTCTTTTCTCCTGAATTACCCCAAGTTTTGTCCCTCTCACATGTTGTACCAGACCACACATCTTTTTCCAAACAGGAAGAGTAAACCTACATATTTGTTTCTGTTAGAGCATGATTTAGACTTTTGTGCCGTATTTCCAAAGCAAAGATCCAGACTAGTTCACCTGTGAGACCTCTCCCATCTCAAACGGCCTATGGTGATGATAGAAACATGAACCTGTTGTCACCAGTTCAGTTCTGGAAACCTTTCTACTGAATTTGTAATTAGCCAGTCAGGGGCACTTTGAAGTGGGGTATTGTGTTTTCTATCCTTTTGTACATATTATAAATTCCATTACCATGCCTCTTAATACTTGCCGAGCCcatgctatgtgccaggcactctatGCAGATTGCCCCCATGAATTCTCAAAGCAACTTTAAGGCataaatactattattaactctgttttgcagatgaggaaactgaggcttcaaaATGTTATCCCAAAGTTTCCGTTCAGTTATCCACTGAATAAGCCACCTTCCCCACACTAATGTATGATTCAATTGCCTGCTCACAACTCTGCTTACTTGATTCATTCCAAGCATTTCTTGGTAATCCACTTGGCATCCTGAACTGAAATCTCCTCATCTTTCTCCTTAAGTGAGACgtgtaaatataaatatcaagGTCTTAcatgcattctttattttttaatcttgcaACTTCTTGTTTCACAAACTGAACTTAGACTAGATagacaagcatttttttttcaaagtagacacagagcccaacactgagcctgaactcacaatcctgcgatcaagacctgagctgagataaagagtgcaacacttaaccgactgagccaccccaagaGTTTTATAAAATAGAGAGTAATGAGATCTCATCACTGGAGATGCTCAAGCCAAGCCTATATTGCTAGATCTCCTGTGGAGAGGACTGATTCAGGTCTTAAGTGAAGATCACTGAAATTATTTCTACAGTTCCTTTCAGCCCTGAGATTTTACTGTTTTACCAATGTCattatatatctgaaaataaaGTACGTGTAAGACCATGGAAATTTCACATTTCATGTGGCTGCATCAGTCCCAATATATCAATGCATGGTTTAATATTAATCTACTATgtaaatttccttattttatgttatttatcttatttaaagatttcaaaatttttattttgaaaccatTATAGATACACAGGAAATTGCAAAGAAATGTACAGACGActgtcattacatttttaaatgaaaaatatatgggatttttaatttcaaaagtagtacatgttctctaaaaaaatttcacataagtcaaaaatacataaaaagtaaatgaagtatCTTTACCATCATATAACACTGTCCTCAGCACCACTGTTAACAGTTTGGTGTGTGTCCTTCCAGTCTTTTGTTAAATTGCATACATGGTGGCCAAATGAAAGCTTAACAAACAATCAACAGCCCCAAATATAATAGTAGCTTCTGTTTATGAGTACTTGTGATGTACCAGGATGTACATGGGCATTTGTACACATGTTCACAACAATCCAATATAGAAAGTACTTACTAAGATTTGCGGGTGAGGAAACTGATACTTAAGGTTGCATGGCTGCTTAAGTAGGACTGGAATTTAACCCAGGTCTATCTGACTCTGAAGGCCATAATCTTTTCAACTCACTGTCCTGCATAGGATTTTCCATGGAATGAGAGAGAACACCAAATAGAGGGAGATATCTCTATCTTTTGAATTTCTGAAGAATTCAGTCAAAtcagcattaaagaaaaaaacacacaaaaccccCCACAAAAGTTACTGTTAACATTAGTCAAACCACTTTCTTGGAATTCTGCTTATAAAAAGAGTCAAATTACTGACTATTCCACCAATTGTCCCTCCCATGGGTGGCCCCAGCATAAGAGCATGTGGTGCCCATCAGGCTAGGATTTCTCAGCATCAGTTCTGGCTCAAGCGTGATATAGATCAGCATCTCTTAACCGGTGTTTTTAGTCTTAGATTTGAGAAGAGGGGTCTCACAGGAAATCACACCCTTCCCCTAGACTATCCCATGGACAATATAAAGCCATTGTTAAAATGTGAGTTTCTTTTTATGAATGTGATTGTCAGAATGGAAGGGGGCTGGCTTCCACCAATGACCTCTCCAGGAGGGGCACATCAGGTCCTTGACCCTGCCATCATGAAGCCTGATACTCCCAATGGCAGCTGATCCCCCTGCCTACTAAAGCTGAATGGGGACATAACCTTGAGGTGTAAAGTCTGCTCTCACCAACAACCCAGGCTGAAGTCTGTGcaacaggaaaaatacaagatCCAGCACTTTAGTCAGGtccacagagaaagaagaaattaagaagggACATTTCAGCTGAACTTGGGAGGACATTTCTGTCCAGCAGTTTTGGTGCAAACATTTCCTGACTTGAGAAAAATAGCCTACGGGCACATAAATGTGGCAGCATGGCCTCTTGGCCTGTGCTGATCTTAACATTGTCTTTTCCCGTAAGTGCAGTGGTTCCAAAAGTTTCCACCTTTTGGTGGCGTTGGCTGTTTCCATGCAGACAGCGGCaattctgcctcttcctttcccagGCTATAAATCCTCTCAAAGGCAAATGAGTGAGAATGAAATCATTTAAGAATAACCCTGAATCTATGAGATTTCTAACACAGGGATTATGGGGAAAGAAATCATTCACAAACTTCAGGGCTCTATTATAGTTAATAAATTGCTTTCAGTACAACCTCCCAAACATCAGTTAGTTGCAACATGAAGGTAAGAATGTCCAGCTAGTGAATAATATGTTTCCAAATAGAAGTGTTatgcaaatttaattatattaatttaaataaatattttgtgtgtgtctattaTCACATTATAATGTACCATATAAAAAAATGACTCCATCCTTTCTCCCTGAAAATTATTCCTGTATGTCCTGTTTGTCAAAAATAGAGTACTGACACTGCATTCTATATTATTTACTATAAACTAAATTTTCAGTCATATTATTTCGTTAAGGAATTCAGGCACCCGCTCAGGTTTGGGAGTAGATAATTGCTAAGGTAATTATACTCTGGTTCTTGATATAAGCACTATTATAGAAATTGACatacacatggaaaaatattaaaaatgtcattaCATAATATCttcaaaatgataatgaaaatatgcataatatttcataatatgcCCTTAATAGGTAGATATATCCTGACATAGGACAcagtttttctcatttgtgatggTAAATAAACTACTTACCACTGATTCTCACAGAAAGCCTTGGATTTCTGGCTTTGTCAGCAGGACTTCCTGCTCCCTACTTTAGTTCCATCCTGGAATGGAAAGGATGCTCTTTGGTAAAACAGACTGTTGACTGCCATGCCTAGTGGTGAGGACATGCCATTCCAGGAGATGCCTTGAGCATACTCAATGCCTAATTCTAGAGTCAAAAATTCTTTGATCTCTCAATGAATTCATTTTTCTAGAGTGGACATTTATAAGTGCCTGTGGACCAATCTTTTGGGAATACTCATGTAATCTCTAAGCAGCTGTTCTGGGATTCCTCAGAGTGCAACCACAACTCAAGAGCAGCAGACTGAATAGAAGGCACAGAGGTGATGAACAATTAATTCTCTCTTGGGTTCATTAAAGTCATGGCAATAATCTTTTCCCAGCATGCAATGAGGATTTCAGCGTCCTTTCTCTTTAGGGACATTGATGAGTAAAGTTCAGTACTAGATTGCTTCTATTAAGAAGTTGAGGGTGGTAGAAGCCTATGAGATTGGCTTCTTCTCATTATCATCAGGAAGAAGAGAGGCAAGTAAGTGTGGGTGTGGGCTTATTTGGTTGGATTCTATGCAGCATGAGGAGTTTTCCCCTTACACTTGGACTCCATGACAGTTTATGCTGTGCAACTGGATGGTGTATTAGAGCTATAAAACCTACTCTGTTGGCACTAAGCTTCTCCTAGTTAGGGCTGCTCTCCTGGACACGGtgcttccttcttcccccaccaGCATCCTTATGTCTTCATGTCCCCAGATTTCTGGCCTTGCCAGTGCTCATGACCTGATGATTACATTATTGATACAgtgttttaaaggagaaaaaggcagagccATCAAACAGCTCTGTAGGTCACAGTTGGGAAGAAGGATGTAAGTTTGGAAATTTTGCAGTATTTTACTTCACCAAAATTAGGATAAAAACATTAGACAATGTCAAGAGTTAAGTGTCTAAAGCTCAAACACTTCTCTAGTGACATGAGTTTTTCCATATATGAAGGAGAAATACAGGAGTGGTACTTATTAAAGACTTTAGAATCATTagtcctcagggaaatgcaaaccaaaatcacAGTGATTTAGTATTTCACACATACTAGGATGGGTATACTAAAAAGAACCTATAATaacatgttggtgaggaagtAGAGAAATTAGAATCCTCATACACTGCCCTTAGCAATGTAAAATGGCACCACTGTTTTGAAAACAACTTGTCAGTTCTTCACAATGGTAAACAtaaagctaccatatgatccacaaTTCCACTCTTAGATGTAAactcattataaataaaaatgtatgttcatagcagcagtattcataacagccaaacagtggaaacaaccaagatgtctgtcaaatgatgaatggataagtaaaatgtggcatatccataaaacagaaatcatttaacaataagaaggaatgaagtaaCAATAGATACTACAATATGTATGAGACTTGGAAACatcccaagtgaaagaagccagacacacaaaacacatatttattttatgattttatttatatgaaacatccagaatagggCTATCCATAGatacagaaagcagattagtggttgtctagTGCTGCTAAATTGGGAGAATATGGGGAATgagcttttttttaatatgttggtactgggtattgtgtgtgtgtgtgtgtgtgagggtgagggtgagggtgtggATTATGAAAATGTTCTCAGATATCAGTGGCTTAGAGAACACAGGGCATTTGAGATCATGGTGTGTGAAATGCTTGGCACAGGTATAGCTGTTTGGGTGGAATGGGCATTACAATTATCAGAAGATCATATATAGAAAGAGAGCATTGTTGTAACTGCAGCTAGAAGGTCCATGTTTCTATTGTGTAAgcaattttccaaaatgaaaactttaattgCTGATCTCATTCTAGAACCCACATTACCTAGCTAGCTTCCTCAGAGCACCCTTGACCTCCTTGTTTCTCAGGCTGTATATGATGGGGTTCAACATGGGGGTAATGACACAGAAGAGCACAGAGACCAGGATATCCGTGTCCAGGTTGTAGCCTATGTTGGTTCTGTCATAGTTAAAGTTGGCTGTTCCATAAAAGACCACCACCACAGTGAGGTGGGATGCGCAGGTAGAGAAGGCCTTGCTCCTGCCCTGAGCAGAAGGAATCCtaagaatggaagaaatgatgAGTATGTAGGACACTCCAGTAAACAGACAGGGGCTCAGGCCAATGGTGGCACTGGCCACATGAAGCACAGACTCATTGAGAGAGGTGTCTGAACAGGAGAGCTTCAGGAGCAGAGGAATGTCACAGAGAAAGTGGCTGATTTGGTTGGGCCCACAGAGAGTCAGTGTGGCTGCCAGCACTGTGTGTGTCACAGAATTCACCAGCCCACACAGCCAGGACCCAGTCACCAAAAAAATACAGACCTTCACACGCATGAGGATGGGATATTGAAGAGGGTGGCAAATGGCTACATAGCGATCATAAGCCATAGCGGCCAATAAGACACCCTCAGTGCCAGCACATGAGACGAGGAAGAAAATCTGGGAGAGGCAGCCCTCATATGAGATGGTCTTCTTCTCCCGGAAGAAGTTCACCAGCATGACGGGGATGGTGGTGGATGTATAACAGATGTCCAAGAAACTCAGGTTGCTGAGGAAATAATACATTGGAGTGTGGAGAGCAGGACTGATTCTAGTGGCTGTTATAATGAGCATGTTCCCCAGGAACGTTGTCAGGTAAATGagcaaaaaaaccaagaaaaacaagCCCTGTAGTTTGGGGTGGTTGGAAAATCCCAAGAAGATGAATTCAGTGACATCTGTCTGATTGTTCATTTCAAGTGGTGTCATAGCtacaaaacaatgagaaaaaaagaagccataaTGAAAATGCATGCAAAACACCCCCAAACATAAACTTACAGACCCATGTCAAATGATGTTGGATATAGAACGATCTGGATTGTGGAGGGAGAGGTGCAGGGGTGTCTTCAGAGAGATTACAACTTCTCAAACAGCAGATCTAGCCAGCTCAGGCCCATGGACCTCCCATGGATTTGCATGACTACTGGTGGATCAAAATAAATGCAGACTTGGTTAAACCCAACAATAAACCACTAACCTCTGAATTAGTGTGGACTCATGTCTCATTGTCTTAGTAGTATCTACCTCCTACATTGCCCTTGTTGGTAAGCATCTcaattttttctaagaaatagttttattgcaaaaaaacttttaaatgttgaaaGATACAAACAAGAATCAAAGCCAGTGCTACCTTTAGGTGTTCACAAATGTAGtgttgtgggtttgtttttgtttttgttgttggcaGTTATGTAAATCTTAATCTCtatttatacctttaaaatattaggagcacttgtgatgagcactggatgatgtatggaattgttgaatccaTACAACTTGAAACTTGAAACTAtgataacactgtatgttaactatactggaattaaaataaaataacatattaggagcaaaatttcccaaattagaaaggaagaagttaacattcacagatgacataatcctATGTATAGAAAATACCAGAGTTCACAAGAACACTATTATAGCTcataaacaaactcaaaaaagtcacacacacacaaatcagttATGTTCCCATACACTAGCAATGGACAATCCAAAAAGGAAGttaaatcaattccatttacaataatatCTAAGAGAATCAAGTGCTTACAATAAATCTTACTGAAGAAATGAAAggtgtatacactgaaaactttgAAACATtggtaaaagaaattaaagaatacataTCTAGTTGAAAAGGTACCTATGTTCATGGATAAAAAGacttaacattgttaagatgttaatactacccaaagtgatgtACAggttcagtgcaatctctatcaaaatttcagtatcattttctcacacaaaaaaagaaaaaaatcagctttcaaattcatatttattGCAAGGAGccctgaataaccaaaacaattttgaaaaaaaaaagaataaatctggaGGGCCCACATTTccttatttcaaaacttactacaatgctacagtaattaaaacagtatggcactggcacaaggACTGACATacaaaccaacaaaatagaaTGGAGAGTCCAGAAAGAAATTCTCACATATATAGCtaatgattttcaacaaaggtgccgagaccattcaatgaggaaaacagctctaggaaaactggatatctacatgcaaaagaatgaagtgcacaaaattaactcaaaatggatcaaagacctaaacttaggagctaaaactgtaaaacccTTAGGAGAAAAATTGGGGAAAATCCATATGCCATGGGATTTGGCAACTATTTTATGGATATAGCACCAAAAGTatgggcaacaaaagaaaaaaatacataaagtgtaCTTCATCAACATTAAGAAAGTGTCATCAAAGtacactatcaagaaagtaaaaaagacaacctataaaataagagaaaatatttgcaaatcatatacctgataagggactaacatcaaaaatatataaagaactcctataatcTAACCATAATCAAAAGAagaactcaatttaaaaatgagcaaaggacttgaatacatttctccaaaggcaaaatacaaatggccaataagaacatgaaaagatgtttgatatCATTAgttttagggaaatgcaaatcaaaagcatgaGGTCACCTATCAGGACAGttataatgaagaaaatggaaaataatatatgttaGTGATTgtatgaagaaattggaaccctcatgcattgctaatgggaatgtaaaatggtgcatctactgtgggaaacagttttccagttcctcaaaaagttagacatagaactaccatatgactcaacaattctactCCTTAATATGtatctaaaagaattgaaagcagagactcgaacagatatttgtataccagtgtttatagcatcattattcaccatagccaaaaacaacctaagtgtccatcaaccgatgacaggataaacaaaaaatgtggtatatgtatacaatggtctattcagccataaaaagaaacaaaatcttgatATACactacaacatgaatggatcttgaaaacactatgctaacATTATGCTAAGCCAGACacagacaaatattgtatgatttcacttatatcaTGTGcctagaacaggcaaattcatagagacagaaggtaaagATTACCAGAGGCTGAAAGGAGGGTGGAATTGGGGGGAGTTATTGTTAAGGGCTCAGGGTTTACACTGAAGACAATGAAAAAGTTTGGGGTGTAGATAGAAGTGATGGCTATACACACTGTGAATATATTTagtgtcactgaattgtacacttccaaatggctaaaatgatgattattgtgtctatttttccactattttaaaaatagtaaaaaatagtGAAAGCCCAATTTCCCAGGTATGCATTGCATTtcatcaaacaaaataaatttagtatCTCTCCTTTGATTAAACATTCAGATGCTTCCATTTCtttactattataaatactgGAATGGgctttttcatagaaaaatatatatgagcaTATCTGATTATCTCTTCAGAGTAAATTTTTAAgtctctgtgtttttaaatatactgtttttTTAGTCAGTTGGATTATTATCTTTTCAGGGCTTAAAAGATGTGAAAACGTTTAAGTAATCATATATACTTAGGTATGTTACCTTATTAAAGGTATCTTATTACCTTATTGAAGTAAACTTTATTAAACCAAGATTAATCCTCAAACATTGCATGCTTCCTGAAAAAATAATTGATACAATTACTAGCTTTCTGTTAACTTATCCATCTGATAGTTTCACAGCCGTTGAACTATATTTCTGCACCTTTTTCATTCTTGGAGGTGAGATATCTTGAGCCAGATATACATGGATTCAAATCCTGCTTCTTACCAGCTGTAGATGGTGGCTAAATCAGCTGACTGTTTCCCAGTTTGCTGGCTGCATTCTCATGTTAATAGTGTCTATACCAGAGTTTTTGGAAGAAGTAGCTGAGATAATATGAGTAATGTGCCTTGTATGTGACAGGTGTTCAATCAACtgtagctattatttttaatacatacaaAAACTTTTCAAGATAAAATACTTTCTTTGACTCTGCCTTCcaaattttacaaatatgatCACTTTTCACTACAGTCGCTACTGACACCCCCATCCAAGCTaccattttctcatttgcctCAACAACAGCAGCAGACCTTCACTTTCTTCCCATCCCCGTTCCCATTTAATCTGTCTCCACACAGCAGTAGCTGGAGCGTGTTTTTACAATGTAAGCTAAATCATGCCATTCCTAAACTCAAAACACTCCAAAGCTTTTCCATCTCACTTAGAATGAAATCTAAAGATCATAAAGCATATGGGACCTGACCTCTGACTGCCTTTCTGACATTACTTTCCACGGTTCTTCCCTTTTGCTCACTTAGCCTGAGCTACGCAGGACTGCTTTCTGTTTTTAGCCACACCAAAGACCTTCCGATCTCAAGGGCTTGTACTGGCTATTACCTCTGCCAGAAATACTTTCCCCCAGATATTTGCATGTCCcagtttctattttcattgaGGTTTTTCGTGAACTGTTACCTCCTCAGGGATGTTTTCTCTGACTCTTCTATTTAAAATGACAGTCCCGTCACTTTTTACCtccttaccctgctttatttacttctttctatGGCACTTACGCTACACTTGACATGAAAGTATTGATCTATTCGCTTCTGTATAAGCTCTATGAGGCCAGGGGCTCAGCTTTGGTCATTCTCTACCCCTAATACCTAAGAGAGAGAACCTGGCGTACAGCTtgtgctcaatgaatatttgttgaatgaatacataaatctATTCTTCTAGGTGGTTATGGAATTCATATTTCCTGAGAGAAAATCTAGTctaattcttttccattttgcctAATTATACTCAATTATTCTTCAATGTATCTCTCTCTTAACCTATGAATATCAGCCCATTGTGCCTAACAGTCTATTTTACTCTTTAGAGTGGAAAACTTTACACATTGGGAATttagggttggtttttttttttttttttcatgtttatttatatttgagagagagagagcgtgcgtgcgtgcacgcgctcaagtcggggaggggcagagagatagagacagaatctgaatgaagcaagctccaggctctgagctgtcagcacagagcctgacccggggctcaaacccacaagcagtgagatcacgacctgagccgaggtcggacgcttaactgaccgagccacccaggcacccctacacattGGGAATTTTAACATCTTACTCTACATTGgctttttatataataaataatcctCATTagtaacaaaataaagataaaacctagcttatttttatttctctcatataGGTTATCTATTACAGCAAAAGCTAGCCTGTTAGAACCCACTGATATATATTACTTGATTGGCTTTTAAATGTATTCCCAAACCTGATTCTTCAAACTATTAAGGGGTAGAAGGATTTATCAGATTACTTAATCAGCAATCTTGCTCTGTAACCTAAAGGGCAGCCTCCCTACAATTCTGTTCAATCCACATTAAACTGGAAATCATCTCCTTGGATGCTATCCTATTGAAAGCAGGGATGTCTCTAAGCCCTAAAATATATCTAGCCCCTCTCTATCTTAAAATCCTTTATTGGCCTACATTCTCTATCAGATGAAGTTCAGATTATTTCACATGGCTTCAGAAGGAAGATCCAGATTTGCCAAGTCCTAAAACATACCATTTtgggggttttctttttattttattttattttattttattttattatttatttaaaatgttaatttattttgagagggagagaaagagacagagtgagtgggagaggaacagagagaaagggagagacagaatactaggcaggctttgcgctgtcggcacagatccagagcttgaacccacaaactgtgagatcatgacctgagccaaaatcaagagccagacctcaactgactgagccacccaggcacccctgggggctttcttttttttttttttttttaatgtgaaaatgtttTACTTTAGTAAAATTTCTAGCAATATGATTATGCAAACAGGTTTCTAGGGCACCACTCAAGGCTATAGAAAAGTCCTTTGCAAACTAGAGCCCAGAAGCTTGTTTCAAATGCATTCATTAATGACAGATAGCCTACTACACTGGTTAAGTTGTGAGCTCTGGAGTTAGATTTTTTTGGAACAAAACTCATCTCTGTAATGCTTAAAGCATGAgactttgggtaagttacttattCTCTTTGCTTAATATTTTCACGTCCAAAAtaggaattgaaataaaaaagctCATGTCTgtaatggaataataaaaaaatgtactcAAACCAAAAATATAAGTGGgcaaatgtaacattttaaaaaataatttaaagggcctcctgggtggctcagtcaattaagtgtctgaccagctcaggtcatgatcttgtggtctgtgagtttgaggcctgccttggtctctgtgctgacagctcagagcctggagcctacttcagattctatgtctccctctctctctgcccctcccctgctcacgctctgcctctgcctctccctctcttttctctctctctgtctcaaaaataaataatgtaaaaataaaaataattttaaaagactcttaccatttagagaaaaaaatagcatgcATTAGAGAGCTTGTAACATAagtagaaatgaaatatataacaaTAGCAACACAAAGGGTGGGTGAAAAAGtggtaaaatattttgtaatgttctTGCATTATGTATTGTTATAAagtattaattcaaaatagactGTATTAAGTAAAcaatgtataataaaatacatacagtaagcactaaaaaataatacaaaatatatccaaaaaCTGACAGaggagatgaaatgaaataacataaaaatataaactcagtTCAAAAGAAGGCACAAAGGATTAGAAAGGACAAATAGAAAAAAGGTAGTAAAATACTAGACTTTGAATTCAATCATACTGGTATtaccagaaaataataaagggacTAAGcattccaataaaaaaaaagattgtcagactggattttttaaatgtttttaaaatttatttttaaaagagtacaagcaggagaggggcagagagagggggacagaggatctagaGAAGGGtctgcactgagagcagcaagcccagtgtgggacttgaactcacaaactatcagattatgacctgagccatcagccactcaactgactgagccacctaatcGCCCCTGTCagactggattttaaaataaaccaacTATATCCCCTGTGTGATAAAGTATACTTGTATACTTTAtaagtcaaatatatatatatatatatatatatatatatagtactttACATATAAGATCTTGGATATGTTCAAAGTAAAAGGATGGTAACAAATATATCATTAAGATAGAGGTTGACTAAagtaaaaaggaatattttataataataaaaagatccattcatcaagaagacataacaactgtaaatgTATAAAAGCATCTAGtaacataatttcaaaatattgacaAAAGAGTTGGACAAGTTCACAGTCataattaaagacttaaatattcCTCTCTCACTAAAAGTTATAGAATAATAGacaaaaaattcagtaaaatagatatttaaacaACACAATCACCTTGACacaactgacatttatagaacattatatccaataatttcagaataaacattctagtgaatgcacatggaacattcactgAAGTATACCACATGCTGGGCAAGTTTCAATACAATTAAAAAGATTGATGATATGGAGTGTTTGCTGACCATGATGGAATTGAATtggaaa harbors:
- the LOC125172000 gene encoding olfactory receptor 1052-like; its protein translation is MHFHYGFFFSHCFVAMTPLEMNNQTDVTEFIFLGFSNHPKLQGLFFLVFLLIYLTTFLGNMLIITATRISPALHTPMYYFLSNLSFLDICYTSTTIPVMLVNFFREKKTISYEGCLSQIFFLVSCAGTEGVLLAAMAYDRYVAICHPLQYPILMRVKVCIFLVTGSWLCGLVNSVTHTVLAATLTLCGPNQISHFLCDIPLLLKLSCSDTSLNESVLHVASATIGLSPCLFTGVSYILIISSILRIPSAQGRSKAFSTCASHLTVVVVFYGTANFNYDRTNIGYNLDTDILVSVLFCVITPMLNPIIYSLRNKEVKGALRKLAR